Proteins found in one Channa argus isolate prfri chromosome 7, Channa argus male v1.0, whole genome shotgun sequence genomic segment:
- the rusc1 gene encoding uncharacterized protein rusc1 isoform X3: MQSSSYSSQLTKPRRFDSSRRTNALAGPKSHGPGLQREDKNMNTITTPLPRRATKGPTAPPTTRVAVQPRAPKSQTRFSSQKQVPTISKLAKPKPKNARASTATQRAPAAAPPLPLSSNIPLDPNCNEPSLPCLCCDGHSPQDNNSMFNHNHNHNNTISIRQQLQMPAPPAPLPQRQDGTGGKEQPQPPSKAQAKQEPPARPVASLENEGKSEDEGTALDNKKNIKAEEEDDEEESSGHIDIDDDEEEADNDDDDDDDDTLVPSCCDCPPSLLDFSLSSSTSSSSTSISSCSDLESDCADQATSLYLSHDQNHLSMALYPKDHSLQQVPECTPPTRSPPSLPLSHKPFSLESYSPIPPCSPDEGYPSALDSPSPDFLGVKCDSDVTKLGLLDFLESVGEFGKMERFSQVIQVARWDLEGEQHWDVLRDRLDHLDRLEKVNREVKLAYIARLHEKGFDLGDLEEQDLSDVMDEMGNIDIPLKLYKSRRSVMGDSQEFSDAGVDLTAPSDCDDPLVTDSVTPSPVEPPPRPPKPPARHASVTSDLHTYINISRETTSVAVSTSPTLSTFSPNSASPTFTTFRSEKPLPPSPPSIPPLPSSKPVPYLSLYTTYSPPPSIPTPTPPIPPPRKRHLARKEAQRLAALQAEQEKTPISLPPPTTRPPPLPPPPVTSVSSSSPPALPPPPALPPPPSFHALDVEIRKLLMLAGLTQAELLKLSPELGVCVGELEDEADEDNPISSKWVESHDFRLKEREEEKEGDPEIRDKDGWSSRQELKRDQRVAVGEEGKTKEESKDTQRTTSFTEIARRRKRNSGLTSDNYYSTGLSNTCETKVKDMSIETFHYPAELPDSPPPPPPPRPLPPIPPSLPPLKVSTLPANSAQPERFDWLIAFTPDGDAPPRPPPLAMRKLHMESQRKLCPSGLSPGSAPKVTTFKELRFRNKNASPSTKVITEPEPDPTIITPDPDILYNLKWRQEKAGSGGNQWEYTSQAQALFMQPPPALTSMAALKEMLQRAEEEGGQPELCPSQKIGCSVSDSSLWTISRERGGEEVKREEKTRNDEMQVEEKEVEVRGRADGGQTFESRNTAVSSPPLSLAQSSQPYFLHTALPSFRPGYCNSQLHTDPRPHSHVGRESTDKHCNTQWTPTADSACIHRDDSSTDIISAFKYESLADFGVDSPHDYENIFKHNTHPAYQYISDSRISDKYFASDSISNFDSLYCSESERVNDSHTKRDTPVSVPSDAPGCTTPYKNIDVMMTYSNSVNTMDSLYSEKRTHSHTDYNSNKSRTSKDLPPLPTYYLYHPKNCPLHRGAPPRLSPIGALSPPQRSGVPPPGAEGSCLSSPLFPRSHTLPALAAPFYYPNLYPPIPPRAPPLPPKLYQAPLQSHAATVRSVSFAGSVQRAETSWMGQDVKHPMRGLGLSSLCLQEKKALVSAVSMAVEAILAQFSSSRTVVQKALSGDSTINPSLGRLVLQCLCPALHSLLTDGLKPHQSDLIAGRRPNSAWGLVQATTRQGPKTQALFNLQVRVGELPQLRQSKHRFNAFLLGLLNIKFLDFWLSHLQSCSDVLETYYNPTSFMRLSLTLCQPLFEELLLVLQPLSLLTFNLDLLFQHHHLEADSNSPEIPSPRCQDAEFQILTKGSLSKTTHIRRIESVSKVDIGSLEHQTTKEKSLPSLANPENEVSGELPQISSAAIKATDILSQSSPQLLWVQEKEIGELPPPDVEEDSLAQQAGQAIQQGWGAVMRWGGRLSQNLAELSLSVGKKEEVKTDLPARHEGSDYTPVSSGVQVPCGLGRLFGASKSPNSPTGHSQPTRRPSQWLAPGVTAITRMVSSSSNPLIRTAPEPQGEGQPVSVKEVDTVDVKDKPRPLRSVRTLCDHTGSGSELSFSKGEELVVLGGVDQDWIRCRQGDQVGLVPIGYTSLII, translated from the exons ATGCAGTCCTCTAGCTACTCCTCCCAGCTTACAAAGCCACGGCGTTTTGACAGCAGCAGACGGACCAATGCCTTAGCTGGACCAAAGTCTCATGGCCCTGGTTTACAGAGGGAGgataaaaacatgaacacaatCACCACCCCCTTACCACGCCGGGCTACTAAAGGCCCCACTGCACCCCCAACAACCAGAGTGGCTGTACAACCTCGAGCCCCAAAAAGCCAGACCAGGTTCAGCTCACAAAAACAGGTTCCAACAATCTCTAAATTAGCTAAACCTAAACCCAAGAATGCTCGAGCATCAACAGCAACCCAAAGAGCACCCgcagctgctcctcctctgccacTTTCCTCCAATATTCCTCTTGACCCGAATTGCAACGAGCCGAGCCTCCCATGTCTTTGCTGTGATGGCCACTCCCCACAAGACAACAATAGTATGTTCAatcacaaccacaaccacaacaacaccATCTCCATCAGGCAACAACTGCAGATGCCAGCTCCTCCAGCCCCCTTGCCCCAGAGGCAGGATGGGACAGGGGGCAAGGAGCAGCCTCAGCCTCCCTCGAAAGCACAGGCTAAACAGGAGCCCCCTGCCCGGCCCGTAGCCAGTCTGGAAAATGAAGGCAAAAGTGAAGATGAAGGTACTGCTctggacaataaaaaaaatataaaggcagaggaagaagatgatgaggaagagagCAGTGGGCATATTGatattgatgatgatgaagaggaggctgacaatgatgatgacgacgatgatgatgacACCCTGGTCCCATCATGCTGTGACTGTCCCCCCTCCCTTTTGGATTTTTCGCTCTCTTCTTCtacgtcctcctcctccacttccaTCAGTTCCTGCTCTGATCTGGAGTCTGACTGTGCAGATCAAGCCACCTCCCTTTACTTATCCCACGACCAAAATCATTTGTCCATGGCTCTGTACCCCAAAGACCACTCTCTTCAACAAGTTCCTGAATGCACACCTCCAACACGCTCTCCCCCATCCCTTCCTCTCAGCCACAAACCCTTCTCCTTAGAGTCGTATTCCCCAATTCCACCTTGCTCCCCGGATGAGGGCTACCCCTCAGCACTGGACTCTCCTTCTCCAGATTTTTTAGGGGTCAAATGTGATTCTGATGTTACCAAATTGGGCCTGCTTGACTTTCTAGAATCAGTAGGGGAGTTTGGGAAGATGGAGCGATTCAGCCAGGTGATCCAAGTGGCGCGTTGGGATTTGGAGGGGGAACAACACTGGGATGTTTTGAGGGATCGGTTAGATCACTTGGATCGCTTGGAGAAAGTAAACAGGGAGGTAAAACTGGCCTACATTGCAAGACTCCATGAGAAGGGATTTGATCTTGGAGACTTGGAAGAGCAGGACCTCTCTGATGTCATGGATGAAATGGGAAACATTGACATTCCCTTGAAGTTGTATAAAAGCCGTAGGAGTGTGATGGGAGACTCTCAGGAGTTTTCAGATGCTGGGGTTGACCTCACTGCTCCATCAGACTGTGACGATCCTCTTGTTACAGATTCTGTCACTCCTTCCCCTGTTGAGCCGCCACCTAGACCCCCCAAACCTCCAGCACGTCACGCCAGCGTGACCTCTGATCTTCACACCTACATCAATATCAGCAGGGAGACCACCTCCGTGGCTGTCTCCACCTCTCCTACATTATCTACTTTTTCTCCTAACTCCGCATCCCCCACATTTACCACATTTAGGTCAGAGAAACCACTACCTCCATCTCCACCATCAATTCCTCCTCTCCCTTCCTCTAAGCCTGTCCCATATCTATCCCTCTATACCACTTATTCTCCACCTCCATCTATCCCCACCCCAACTCCTCCCATCCCTCCCCCCCGGAAACGCCACCTTGCCAGGAAGGAGGCACAACGACTTGCCGCTCTTCAAGCTGAGCAGGAAAAGACACCCATATCCCTCCCACCTCCAACCACACGGCCaccacctcttcctcctccacctgttACCTCAGTATCCAGCTCATCTCCTCCTGCCTTACCACCTCCACCTGCCCTGCCTCCTCCACCCTCTTTCCACGCCCTAGATGTAGAGATTCGGAAGCTACTGATGCTCGCAGGATTGACCCAAGCTGAGCTCCTAAAACTCAGCCCAGAGCTTGGTGTCTGTGTCGGAGAGCTAGAAGATGAGGCAGATGAAGATAATCCCATCTCATCTAAGTGGGTGGAGTCACATGACTTCAGACTAAAAGAAagggaagaggagaaggaaggtGATCCTGAAATTAGGGACAAAGATGGATGGAGCAGCAGACAAGAGTTGAAAAGAGATCAAAGAGTGGCTGTAGGTGAAGAAGGTAAAACAAAAGAGGAgagcaaagacacacaaagaacCACCTCATTTACTGAGATAGCAAGGAGACGGAAGAGGAACAGTGGCCTGACTTCAGACAATTACTACAGCACTGGTCTCAGCAATACCTGTGAAACTAAAGTTAAGGATATGAGCATTGAGACTTTCCATTATCCTGCTGAGTTACCAGATTCAcctccccctccaccacctcctcgcCCCTTACCCCCAATCCCCCCTTCTTTGCCCCCCCTCAAAGTCAGCACTCTCCCTGCCAACTCTGCACAACCAGAGCGATTTGACTGGCTCATAGCATTCACTCCTGATGGTGATGCCCCACCGCGGCCACCGCCCTTGGCAATGAGAAAATTGCACATGGAAAGCCAAAGGAAGCTCTGTCCATCAGGGTTATCTCCAGGGTCAGCTCCAAAGGTGACAACATTTAAAGAGCTGCGTTTCCGCAATAAAAATGCCTCCCCCTCAACAAAAGTGATTACTGAACCAGAACCTGACCCAACAATCATCACTCCAGATCCAGATATACTGTACAACCTAAAGTGGAGACAAGAAAAAGCAGGCAGTGGTGGCAACCAATGGGAGTATACCTCTCAGGCTCAGGCCCTGTTCATGCAGCCACCACCAGCCCTCACCTCAATGGCTGCTTTGAAGGAAATGCTCCAGAGGGCTGAGGAGGAGGGTGGGCAACCAGAGCTGTGCCCATCCCAGAAGATAGGCTGTTCAGTTAGTGATAGCAGCCTGTGGACCATaagcagagagagggggggtgAAGAAGTTAAAAGGGAGGAAAAGACAAGAAATGATGAAATGCAAGTagaggagaaggaggtggaggtgagagGACGAGCTGATGGAGGACAGACTTTTGAATCAAGAAATACTG CAGTTTCCTCCCCCCCACTCTCCCTTGCCCAGTCCTCCCAACCCTACTTCCTTCACACTGCTCTCCCTTCCTTTCGCCCAGGCTACTGTAACTCTCAGCTTCATACAGATCCCAGGCCCCACAGTCACGTAGGCAGGGAGTCCACAGACAAACACTGCAACACTCAGTGGACCCCCACTGCTGACTCAGCATGTATCCACAGAGACGATTCCAGCACTGATATTATCTCTGCTTTTAAGTATGAATCTCTGGCTGATTTTGGTGTAGACTCTCCTCATGATTATGAGAATATCTTTAAGCATAATACACACCCAGCATACCAGTATATCAGTGATTCCAGAATCAGTGACAAATACTTTGCCAGTGACTCCATTAGTAATTTTGACTCTCTCTACTGCAGTGAATCAGAGAGGGTAAATGACTCGCACACTAAGAGAGACACACCTGTTAGCGTTCCCTCTGATGCTCCAGGTTGCACCACTCCATATAAGAACATAGATGTCATGATGACATATTCAAACAGTGTCAATACCATGGATTCACTGTATTCAGAAAAGcgaacacactcacacacagactacAACAGCAACAAGTCCAGGACATCCAAAGatctcccccccctccccacctaTTACCTGTACCACCCTAAAAACTGCCCTTTGCACAGGGGTGCCCCTCCTCGCCTCTCCCCTATTGGAGCCCTCTCCCCTCCCCAGCGTTCCGGAGTGCCCCCTCCAGGTGCAGAAGGCTCATGCCTCAGTTCCCCGCTTTTCCCACGCTCACATACCTTGCCTGCCCTTGCTGCTCCTTTCTATTATCCAAACCTCTACCCTCCTATACCCCCCAGGGCGCCCCCCTTACCCCCAAAACTCTACCAGGCTCCTCTGCAGTCACATGCGGCGA CTGTTCGCAGTGTGTCATTTGCTGGCTCTGTACAGAGGGCAGAGACATCCTGGATGGGCCAAGATGTGAAGCATCCAATGAGAGGTCTTGGCTTGTCCTCACTTTGCCTGCAGGAAAAGAaag cTCTGGTCAGTGCTGTCAGCATGGCAGTGGAGGCCATCCTGGCCCAGTTCAGTTCTTCTCGGACTGTAGTTCAGAAG gCCTTATCAGGAGACAGCACTATAAATCCATCTCTGGGCCGTCTGGTGCTGCAGTGCCTCTGCCCTGCCCTGCACAGCTTGCTGACCGATGGCTTGAAACCTCACCAGAGTGACCTGATTGCAGGCAGGAGGCCAAACTCTGCTTGGGGTCTGGTCCAGGCCACAACTAGGCAAG GTCCTAAAACTCAAGCTTTGTTCAATCTACAAGTTCGAGTTGGGGAGCTGCCCCAGCTCAGACAGAGCAAACACAGATTCAATGCATTCCTCCTCGGCTTATTGAA taTCAAgtttcttgatttctggctttcTCACCTTCAGTCTTGCAGTG ATGTGTTGGAGACATATTACAATCCCACTTCCTTTATGCGTCTGTCACTGACTCTCTGCCAGCCTCTGTTTGAGGAGCTGCTCCTTGTGTTGCAGCCACTCAGCCTTCTGACTTTCAACCTCGACCTGCTCTTCCAGCATCATCATTTAGAGGCAGACAGTAACAGCCCAGAGATACCAAGTCCACGCTGTCAGGATGCAGAGTTCCAGATATTAACAAAGGGATCCCTATCTAAAACCACACACATCAGACGTATTGAAAGTGTCTCAAAAGTAGACATTGGATCCCTGGAACATCAGACAACTAAAGAAAAATCTTTACCTTCTTTGGCTAATCCAGAGAATGAAGTGTCAGGGGAGTTACCACAAATCAGTTCTGCAGCCATAAAGGCCACAGACATTCTCAGTCAGTCAAGTCCTCAGCTGTTGTGGGTGCAGGAAAAGGAAATTGGAGAGTTGCCTCCACCTGATGTGGAAGAGGACAGCCTTGCTCAGCAGGCAGGACAG gcGATCCAGCAGGGGTGGGGGGCTGTGATGCGGTGGGGTGGTCGACTCAGTCAGAACTTGGCTGAACTGAGCCTGTCTgtaggaaaaaaagaggaggtgaAGACAGATCTGCCAGCTCGCCATGAAGGAAGTGACTACACTCCAGTCAGCAGTGGAGTTCAGGTTCCCTGTGGTCTGGGACGACTGTTTGGAGCCTCTAAAAGCCCCAATAGTCCGACAGGTCACTCACAACCAACCAG GCGTCCCTCTCAGTGGTTGGCCCCTGGTGTTACAGCAATTACCCGAATGgtcagcagcagctccaacccATTGATAAGAACAGCCCCAGAGCCTCAGGGAGAAGGTCAGCCAGTGTCAGTGAAAGAGGTTGACACGGTGGACGTGAAGGACAAACCCAGACCACTTAG GTCAGTGCGAACGCTGTGTGACCACACCGGATCGGGTTCGGAGCTCAGCTTTTCCAAAGGGGAGGAACTCGTGGTGTTAGGAGGAGTCGATCAGGACTGGATTCGCTGTCGTCAGGGAGACCAAGTGGGGCTGGTACCTATTGGCTACACGTCCCTCATCATATGA